The Deinococcus arcticus genome has a segment encoding these proteins:
- the gcvP gene encoding aminomethyl-transferring glycine dehydrogenase yields MTPNHQRTTLTELLQTADFTDRHIGPTDAEQAQMLAVLGVGSLDELSDSTLPESIRFDGALNVGGPVTEAQALSDLKAVAQKNKVFRSYIGMGYHGTHTPGVVLRNLLENPGWYTAYTPYQAEISQGRLEMLLNFQQTVMDLTAMPVCNASLLDEATAAAEAMTLAKRAGKSKGNTLYVAQDVHPQTVDVIKTRAEYFGYDIVTGPADAELPEGTFAALVQTPGTSGDLHDLSPIAERVHAAGGLLIAATDLLASAVVKPVGEMGADIVIGSAQRFGVPMGFGGPHAAFLACQKSFERSMPGRVIGVSKDARGHTAYRMAMQTREQHIRREKATSNICTAQALLANMAAAYAVYHGPKGIRTIAERVNRMTGILARALTDAGVTVTPTFFDTVSFEGDMSAIRERAEAKGINLRYEGSRISVSLDETVTVADLGDVIEAITGQPADVLALDAGAVDGIPGGLKRTTDYLTHLVFNTHHSEHGMLRYLKTLENKDYSLTHGMIPLGSCTMKLNATTEMIPVTWPEFGQLHPFAPADQTEGYAEMLTELEAWLADITGYDAVSLQPNSGAQGEYAGLLVIRKYHEARGEAHRTVCLIPASAHGTNPASAAMMGMQVVVVKTDADGNIDMDDLKAQAEKHSANLGALMITYPSTHGVYEERVTEACELIHQHGGQVYLDGANMNAQVGLTKPGLIGSDVSHLNLHKTFAIPHGGGGPGMGPIGVKAHLAPYLPNHAVRAVNDSQTGAVSAAPYGSASILPISYLYIRLLGAQGLKKATQVALLNANYIAQGLKGAYPVLYTGRNERVAHECIIDLRPLKQATGITEEDVAKRLMDYGFHAPTMSFPVPGTLMIEPTESEPKAELDRFIQAMLGIRREIQDVQDELIAAGDSPLKNAPHTQADLMDEAWNRAYSRETAAYPTGTQKAWKYWPAVNRVDNVYGDRNFVCSCPPVEEYAEA; encoded by the coding sequence ATGACCCCCAACCACCAGCGAACCACCCTGACCGAGCTGCTGCAGACCGCTGACTTCACCGACCGCCACATTGGCCCCACCGACGCCGAACAGGCCCAGATGCTTGCCGTGCTGGGCGTGGGTAGCCTGGATGAACTGAGCGACTCCACCCTGCCCGAAAGCATCCGTTTTGACGGCGCGCTGAACGTGGGCGGCCCCGTCACTGAAGCGCAGGCTTTGAGCGACCTGAAAGCCGTGGCGCAGAAGAACAAGGTGTTCCGCAGCTACATCGGCATGGGCTACCACGGCACGCATACGCCGGGCGTCGTGCTGCGCAACCTGCTGGAAAACCCCGGCTGGTACACCGCCTACACCCCCTACCAGGCCGAGATTTCGCAGGGCCGCCTGGAAATGCTGCTGAACTTCCAGCAGACCGTGATGGACCTGACCGCCATGCCGGTGTGCAACGCCAGCCTGCTGGACGAGGCCACCGCCGCCGCCGAAGCCATGACCCTGGCTAAGCGGGCGGGCAAGAGCAAGGGCAACACCCTGTACGTGGCGCAGGATGTGCACCCCCAGACGGTGGACGTGATCAAAACCCGCGCCGAATACTTCGGCTACGACATCGTGACCGGCCCGGCGGACGCCGAACTGCCCGAGGGCACCTTCGCCGCGCTGGTGCAGACCCCCGGCACGTCCGGCGACCTGCACGACCTCTCCCCCATTGCCGAGCGCGTGCACGCGGCGGGCGGCCTGCTGATTGCGGCCACCGACCTGCTGGCGAGCGCCGTGGTCAAGCCCGTGGGCGAGATGGGCGCTGACATTGTGATTGGCAGCGCCCAGCGCTTTGGCGTGCCCATGGGCTTTGGTGGCCCGCACGCGGCGTTCCTGGCCTGCCAGAAGAGCTTCGAGCGTTCTATGCCCGGCCGCGTGATCGGCGTGAGCAAGGACGCGCGCGGGCACACGGCTTACCGCATGGCGATGCAGACCCGCGAGCAGCACATCCGCCGCGAAAAAGCCACCAGCAACATCTGCACCGCGCAGGCACTGCTGGCGAATATGGCCGCTGCTTACGCCGTGTACCACGGCCCCAAGGGCATCCGAACGATTGCCGAGCGGGTGAACCGTATGACCGGCATTCTGGCCCGGGCCCTGACAGACGCCGGAGTGACGGTGACCCCCACTTTCTTCGACACCGTGAGCTTTGAGGGTGACATGAGCGCCATCCGCGAGCGGGCTGAGGCCAAGGGCATCAACCTGCGCTACGAAGGCAGCCGCATTTCGGTCAGCCTGGACGAGACCGTGACGGTAGCCGACCTGGGCGACGTTATCGAAGCCATCACCGGGCAGCCGGCCGACGTACTGGCGCTGGACGCGGGGGCGGTGGACGGCATCCCCGGGGGCCTGAAACGCACCACGGACTACCTCACCCACCTCGTGTTTAACACGCACCACAGCGAGCACGGCATGCTGCGCTACCTGAAGACCCTGGAAAACAAGGACTACAGCCTGACGCACGGCATGATTCCGCTGGGCTCCTGCACCATGAAGCTGAACGCCACCACGGAAATGATTCCGGTGACGTGGCCCGAGTTCGGGCAGCTGCACCCCTTTGCCCCCGCCGACCAGACCGAAGGCTACGCCGAGATGCTGACCGAGCTGGAAGCGTGGCTGGCCGACATTACCGGTTACGACGCCGTGTCCCTGCAACCCAACAGCGGCGCCCAGGGCGAATACGCGGGTCTGCTGGTCATTCGCAAATACCACGAAGCGCGCGGCGAGGCGCACCGCACCGTCTGCCTGATTCCCGCCAGCGCCCACGGCACCAACCCCGCCAGCGCCGCCATGATGGGCATGCAGGTGGTCGTGGTAAAAACGGACGCCGACGGCAACATCGACATGGACGACCTGAAGGCGCAGGCGGAAAAGCACAGCGCCAACCTGGGCGCGCTGATGATCACCTACCCCAGCACGCACGGCGTGTATGAGGAGCGCGTGACCGAAGCCTGCGAGCTGATTCACCAGCACGGTGGGCAGGTGTATCTGGACGGCGCAAACATGAACGCCCAGGTGGGGCTGACCAAGCCTGGCCTGATTGGCAGTGACGTGAGCCACCTGAACCTGCACAAGACCTTCGCCATTCCGCACGGCGGCGGCGGCCCCGGCATGGGCCCCATTGGCGTCAAAGCCCATCTGGCGCCCTACCTGCCCAACCACGCGGTGCGCGCGGTGAACGACAGCCAGACCGGCGCCGTGAGTGCCGCCCCCTACGGCAGCGCGAGCATCCTGCCCATCTCCTATCTGTACATTCGCCTGCTGGGCGCGCAGGGCCTGAAGAAGGCCACACAGGTGGCCCTGCTGAACGCCAACTACATTGCCCAGGGCCTGAAGGGCGCTTACCCCGTGCTGTACACCGGGCGCAATGAGCGCGTGGCGCACGAGTGCATCATTGACCTGCGCCCGCTCAAGCAGGCCACGGGCATCACCGAGGAAGACGTGGCCAAGCGCCTGATGGACTACGGCTTCCACGCCCCCACCATGAGCTTCCCCGTGCCCGGCACCCTGATGATCGAGCCCACCGAAAGCGAGCCCAAAGCCGAGCTGGACCGCTTTATTCAGGCCATGCTGGGCATTCGCCGCGAGATTCAGGACGTGCAGGACGAACTGATCGCCGCTGGGGACAGCCCGCTGAAGAACGCGCCCCACACCCAGGCCGATCTGATGGACGAGGCGTGGAACCGCGCCTACAGCCGCGAAACCGCCGCCTACCCCACGGGCACCCAGAAGGCGTGGAAGTACTGGCCGGCTGTGAACCGCGTGGACAACGTGTACGGCGACAGGAATTTCGTGTGCTCCTGCCCGCCGGTGGAGGAGTACGCCGAGGCGTAA
- a CDS encoding type 1 glutamine amidotransferase domain-containing protein, whose translation MSDPTGKPLAGKVIAILAADGVEQVELVRPRQALEAAGATTHLISLKPGQIQSMEGDLVPRDKYDVDHTVTQANPSDYDGLLLPGGTVNPDKLRLDAYAMQFVRAFYDHGQPIAAICHGPWSLSETGIAKGLKMTGWPSLKHELGLAGAEWMDKEVVVDRGIVTSRKPDDLPAFIEKMIEEFQEGDHGNKR comes from the coding sequence ATGAGCGACCCGACAGGCAAGCCGCTGGCCGGCAAAGTGATCGCCATTCTCGCCGCCGATGGGGTGGAGCAGGTGGAGCTGGTGAGGCCCCGGCAGGCCCTGGAAGCCGCCGGGGCCACCACGCACCTGATCAGCCTGAAGCCGGGCCAGATTCAGAGCATGGAAGGCGACCTCGTGCCCAGGGACAAGTACGACGTGGACCACACGGTCACGCAGGCCAACCCCAGCGACTACGACGGCCTGCTGCTGCCCGGCGGCACCGTGAACCCCGACAAGCTGCGGCTGGACGCCTACGCCATGCAGTTCGTGCGTGCCTTTTATGACCACGGCCAGCCCATTGCCGCCATCTGCCACGGCCCCTGGAGCCTCAGCGAAACGGGGATTGCAAAAGGGCTGAAGATGACAGGTTGGCCCAGTCTGAAGCATGAATTAGGACTGGCGGGCGCCGAGTGGATGGATAAGGAAGTCGTGGTGGACCGGGGCATTGTGACCAGCCGCAAACCGGACGATCTGCCCGCGTTCATTGAGAAGATGATTGAGGAGTTTCAGGAAGGGGACCACGGCAACAAGCGGTAA
- the gcvH gene encoding glycine cleavage system protein GcvH: protein MTNTPSDLKYAASHEWLSDDGTVGITDFAQEQLGDVVYVELPEVGRVVEAGETIAVVESVKTASDIYAPASGTVTAVNDALTASPELVNSAPYEGGWLFRLDVTGEGDLMDAGAYTSANG from the coding sequence ATGACGAACACCCCCTCTGACCTGAAATACGCCGCCTCGCACGAATGGCTCTCTGACGACGGCACCGTGGGCATCACCGACTTTGCGCAGGAGCAGCTGGGCGACGTGGTGTATGTCGAGCTGCCCGAGGTGGGCCGTGTGGTGGAGGCGGGCGAGACGATAGCGGTGGTGGAAAGCGTGAAAACGGCCAGCGACATCTACGCCCCGGCCAGCGGTACGGTCACGGCCGTCAACGACGCCCTGACCGCCAGCCCCGAACTGGTCAACAGCGCGCCCTACGAGGGTGGCTGGCTGTTCAGGCTGGACGTGACCGGCGAGGGCGACCTGATGGACGCGGGCGCCTACACCAGCGCGAACGGCTGA
- the gcvT gene encoding glycine cleavage system aminomethyltransferase GcvT, with amino-acid sequence MTDTPTEPLKRTPLHAAHLRAGARMVPFGGWDMPVQYSGLKAEHDAVRTGAGVFDVSHMGEFRVTGAGALAFLQSVTTNDVSKLRPGRAQYNWLPGVQGGLVDDIYIYMVAEGEYLMVVNAGNIAKDWAHLNAHTAGFDVQLTDESDRWGLMAVQGPKAAELLQPHVNVDLSTKKKNAYFAAKLFGFGVMLARTGYTGEDGFEVFVEASEAEPVWDKLLAIGLTPAGLGARDTLRLEAGFPLYGHEFSDTIHPLSSTYAWVVKDKAHVGREHISLAPAHKLIGLRLERVPVREGYPVKVSGHVVGHVTSGTSSPTLGHPIAMALVEAAHAAADTFDVEVRGKDHPATRMDLPFYKG; translated from the coding sequence ATGACCGACACCCCCACAGAGCCGCTCAAGCGGACGCCGCTGCACGCTGCGCACCTGCGCGCCGGGGCCCGCATGGTGCCTTTTGGCGGCTGGGACATGCCGGTGCAGTACAGCGGCCTGAAAGCCGAGCATGACGCCGTCCGCACGGGCGCAGGCGTGTTCGACGTGTCGCACATGGGCGAATTCCGCGTGACCGGTGCGGGCGCCCTGGCCTTCTTGCAGAGCGTGACCACCAACGACGTAAGCAAGCTCAGGCCCGGCCGCGCCCAGTACAACTGGCTGCCCGGCGTGCAGGGCGGGCTGGTGGACGATATCTACATCTACATGGTGGCCGAGGGCGAGTACCTGATGGTGGTCAACGCGGGCAACATTGCCAAGGACTGGGCGCACCTGAACGCCCATACGGCGGGCTTTGACGTGCAACTGACCGACGAGTCGGACCGGTGGGGGTTGATGGCCGTACAGGGACCAAAAGCCGCCGAACTGCTGCAACCCCACGTCAACGTGGACCTGAGCACCAAGAAGAAGAACGCCTACTTTGCGGCCAAGCTGTTTGGGTTCGGCGTCATGCTGGCCCGCACCGGCTACACCGGCGAGGACGGCTTTGAGGTGTTCGTGGAGGCCAGCGAGGCCGAACCTGTCTGGGACAAACTGCTGGCCATTGGCCTGACGCCTGCTGGCCTGGGCGCGCGCGACACCCTGCGTCTGGAAGCGGGCTTTCCGCTGTACGGCCACGAATTCAGCGACACCATCCACCCCCTGTCCAGCACCTACGCCTGGGTCGTGAAGGACAAGGCGCACGTGGGCCGCGAGCACATCAGCCTGGCGCCCGCCCACAAGCTCATCGGCCTGCGGCTGGAACGGGTGCCCGTGCGCGAGGGCTACCCCGTCAAGGTGAGCGGGCACGTCGTCGGGCACGTCACGAGCGGCACCAGCAGCCCCACCCTGGGCCACCCCATTGCCATGGCGCTGGTGGAAGCCGCCCACGCTGCGGCCGATACCTTTGACGTTGAAGTGCGCGGCAAGGACCATCCGGCCACCCGCATGGACCTGCCGTTTTACAAAGGGTAA
- a CDS encoding cupin domain-containing protein, which translates to MTTYKVSQRDTTHGPDGEHHLIRGQHASMRLWHREEPAGEKPETRAEYETLGYVISGRAELTVDGQTVTLEPGDSYCVPMNAPHRYRILETLTAVEVTTPPTGK; encoded by the coding sequence ATGACCACCTACAAAGTCAGCCAGCGCGACACCACCCACGGCCCAGACGGCGAGCACCACCTGATTCGCGGCCAGCACGCCAGCATGCGCCTGTGGCACCGCGAGGAGCCCGCAGGCGAGAAGCCCGAGACCCGCGCCGAGTACGAGACCCTGGGCTACGTGATCTCGGGCCGCGCCGAGCTGACGGTGGACGGCCAGACGGTCACGCTGGAACCCGGCGACTCTTACTGCGTACCCATGAATGCGCCGCACCGCTACCGCATTCTGGAGACGCTGACGGCCGTGGAGGTCACCACGCCGCCCACGGGCAAGTAA